The Populus nigra chromosome 14, ddPopNigr1.1, whole genome shotgun sequence genome has a segment encoding these proteins:
- the LOC133672578 gene encoding U-box domain-containing protein 35-like, translating to MWLSKGQWSRKGGEGKGLVAVAVDKDKGSQNALKWTMENLLSKGQTVVLIHVFSKSSSSSSSSFQQLEKMAKDLFLAFRCYCTRKDVRCLDVALESTDIAKAITEYVAHAAIETLVLGTPSRSGFMRKFKADVPSTVSRGAPDFCTVYAVSKGKVSSMRNASRAAPFVSPLLDQIKNQQNEKSAGDDSHEALYKHSWSIKQRTASVNHHISVDENFRSPFGTGRYGHSVRSFADLMSETDISFVSSSRPSTDRMSSTTYDFMDSGLAPRLSTSSATSFASIHSGTKSIGPNSQQGFSSVSHDSGGTSFSGSTHSLDDMESEMRRLKLELKQTMEMYSEACREALTAKQKATELNRWRIEEERRLEEARFSEEAALSIIEQEKARCREAIEAAETAQRRAEIEAQRRVNIEKALKEAAQTKKSKGNLSYNDIRYRRYSIEEIEEATQYFSESKKIGEGGYGPVYKCYLDHTPVAVKVLRPDAAQGRSQFQREVEVLSLIRHPNMVLLIGACPEYGILVYEHLGKGSLEDCLFKRGNTPALSWQIRFRIAAEIATGLLFLHQTKPEPLVHRDLKPGNILLDNNYTSKIGDVGLARLVPATAENVTQYYMTSAAGTFCYIDPEYQQTGMLGVKSDVYSLGIMLLQIITARPPMGLTHIVEQAIENGAFKEVLDPDVPDWPVEEALSYAKLALQCAELRRKDRPDLGTEVLPELNKLRDFAEEKMNYLYFAGSFGPSASHSQASITPPLSQTSMTPTNLSQSSVNKEVTCDFVVENP from the exons ATGTGGCTTTCAAAGGGACAGTGGAGCAGGAAGGGAGGAGAAGGAAAGGGGTTGGTGGCAGTTGCAGTAGACAAAGACAAAGGGAGCCAAAATGCATTGAAATGGACTATGGAAAATCTTCTCTCCAAAGGCCAAACTGTTGTTCTAATCCATGTTTTTAgcaaatcatcatcatcatcatcatcatcattt CAGCAGCTTGAGAAGATGGCCAAGGATCTCTTCCTTGCATTTCGATGCTATTGTACCCGTAAAGAT GTGCGTTGCCTTGATGTTGCCCTTGAAAGCACTGATATAGCAAAAGCAATAACAGAATATGTTGCCCATGCTGCAATCGAGACTTTGGTTCTCGGCACCCCGTCACGGAGTGGATTTATGAG AAAATTCAAGGCAGATGTCCCAAGCACTGTGTCAAGAGGGGCACCGGATTTCTGTACTGTGTATGCAGTCTCGAAAGGAAAGGTCTCTTCCATGAGAAATGCTTCTCGTGCCGCCCCATTTGTCTCCCCACTactagatcaaataaaaaaccaacagaATGAAAAAAGTGCAGGAGATGACTCTCATGAAGCACTATACAAACATAGTTGGAGTATAAAAC AGAGGACGGCGTCAGTCAACCATCACATCTCAGTTGATGAAAACTTCAG GTCACCGTTTGGAACAGGAAGATATGGTCATAGTGTAAGATCATTTGCAGACTTAATGTCAGAAACTGACATATCATTTGTAAGCTCAAGCAGGCCAAGCACTGACCGCATGTCTTCTACAACCTATGATTTCATGGATTCTGGACTAGCCCCACGGCTTTCAACTAGTTCAGCAACTAGCTTTGCATCTATACATTCAGGAACAAAGTCCATTGGCCCCAATTCCCAGCAGGGATTTTCATCAGTTTCACATGATAGTGGAGGAACGTCATTTTCCGGTTCAACACATAGCCTG GATGACATGGAATCTGAGATGAGGAGGCTAAAACTAGAGCTGAAGCAAACAATGGAAATGTACAGTGAAGCATGTAGAGAAGCACTTACAGCAAAACAAAAG GCAACGGAGCTGAATCGCTGGAGAATAGAAGAAGAACGAAGATTGGAAGAGGCAAGATTTTCTGAGGAAGCTGCACTATCAATTATAGAACAAGAGAAAGCCAGGTGCAGAGAAGCCATAGAAGCTGCTGAAACAGCTCAGAGGAGAGCAGAAATAGAAGCACAAAGGAGAGTCAACATAGAGAAAGCCCTCAAAGAAGCTGCACAAACGAAAAAATCAAAGGGTAATCTATCCTATAATGATATCAGATACAGGAGATACTCAATTGAGGAGATTGAAGAAGCAACACAATACTTTTCGGAATCAAAGAAGATCGGGGAAGGAGGTTATGGCCCAGTTTACAAGTGTTATCTTGATCATACACCAGTTGCAGTCAAGGTTTTACGTCCTGATGCGGCCCAAGGAAGGTCACAATTTCAAAGAGAG GTTGAAGTGCTTAGCTTAATACGGCATCCAAACATGGTACTGCTTATAGGAGCCTGCCCAGAGTATGGCATTCTAGTCTATGAACACTTGGGAAAAGGAAGCTTAGAAGATTGTCTTTTCAAGAGAGGGAATACCCCAGCTCTTTCTTGGCAAATCAGGTTTCGAATTGCAGCCGAGATAGCCACAGGTCTACTCTTTCTCCATCAGACCAAGCCAGAGCCACTAGTGCACCGTGACCTAAAGCCAGGAAACATTTTGCTAGACAACAACTACACCAGTAAGATTGGGGATGTTGGATTGGCCAGGCTTGTTCCTGCTACAGCTGAGAATGTAACACAGTACTACATGACATCAGCTGCTGGAACTTTCTGCTATATTGATCCAGAGTACCAACAAACTGGAATGCTTGGTGTGAAATCTGATGTATATTCCTTAGGGATCATGCTTCTGCAAATCATAACAGCCAGGCCACCAATGGGGTTGACTCACATTGTTGAACAAGCTATTGAAAATGGGGCATTCAAAGAAGTTCTAGACCCAGATGTGCCTGATTGGCCAGTTGAAGAGGCTTTAAGTTATGCAAAGCTTGCACTCCAATGTGCAGAACTGAGACGGAAAGACAGGCCAGATCTTGGCACAGAAGTCTTGCCAGAGCTCAACAAACTGAGAGATTTTGCTGAAGAAAAGATGAACTACCTTTATTTCGCTGGCAGTTTCGGTCCTTCTGCCAGCCACAGCCAAGCTTCAATAACTCCCCCCCTCAGCCAAACTTCAATGACTCCCACCAACCTCAGTCAATCTTCAGTAAATAAG GAAGTGACGTGTGATTTCGTAGTTGAAAACCCATGA